In one Rhopalosiphum padi isolate XX-2018 chromosome 3, ASM2088224v1, whole genome shotgun sequence genomic region, the following are encoded:
- the LOC132926909 gene encoding G patch domain-containing protein 1, whose translation MSTDDDDDDEYIIHGKLLDPIHEDEVVKRKDAEQQFVKDENGRRRFHGAFTGGFSAGFYNTVGSLEGWTPSTFKSSRDSKSKLKSQNAYDFMDEEDKKDLGIDASSLKIKAEYSDHSSRKRQLPIVSTGPIPGKPVLGEILKPIKDTWGVELLKSMGWKPGQGVGPQLTQQEKLRAKKELKNVGMKFSIDTKYGDDDDDEVNELLNNIKVSPFEYESVAIKPKFDTFGLGYEGLKTTNVSVKSENKYSKLTVGGKSIHGQAFGVGAYEDDDDDIYAAEDMSNYDFSLEEKSQKSKNKSRINNLNPECIDGFVEDESKHGLFEDLPPPIQIPPEWRPRGMFDRIVGQCPPDFYSQPLNSTNTSHTNVNTRQREMKKPEPPPSVEQFIKKEVPSLLSDIISDRFTRAELPDDSTNALIPVVRTTDPTLERLKNYASKQMYGFWTRKTEPWVPEKLLCKRFNIPVPKQSMINYTEDGKKHGECSLFNSLEFPTYESVSNSENKIPNNLPLAINNVITDNDKPLKLNESIMETISDEVESQKPSVDFFKDIFLDDSDDETLIVQNSIKSEEVSTNSNEKELRSTNISIKKENTVESNVQSSSTFNLFPPKGIFANLDFGDLFDTPNKNNKNENEHSSINQTDNIIKSYGPILPAQRDLNSSLVNIKVENSFVDDDWVEKSESPTNISNNKNKHSKHKKHKHKHKSKKKSHKHK comes from the exons ATGTCCACagacgatgacgatgatgacgaATACATCATACACGGGAAATTGTTGGATCCCATTCACGAAG atGAGGTCGTTAAAAGAAAGGATGCAGAACAACAGTTTGTGAAAGATGAAAATGGAAGAAGACGATTTCATGGAGCATTTACGGGTGGTTTTTCTgctggtttttataatactgttgGTTCTTTAGAAGGTTGGACACCAAGCACATTTAAATCATCAagagactcaaaatctaaactTAAATCACAAAATGCTTATGATTTTATGGATGAAGAA gatAAAAAAGACTTAGGAATTGATGCATCaagtttaaaaatcaaagcagAATATAGTGATCATTCTTCAAGAAAACGACAACTTCCTATAGTTAGTACTGGCCCTATTCCTGGTAAACCTGTACTTggtgaaattttaaaaccaattaa agaTACATGGGGTGTTGAATTACTGAAAAGTATGGGCTGGAAGCCTGGTCAAGGAGTTGGTCCTCAACTTACACAACAAGAAAAATTGCGTGCTAAAAAAGAACTGAAAAATGTTGGGATGAAATTTAGTATTGATACTAAGTATGgagatgacgatgatgatgaagTGAACgagttattaaataacattaaagtCTCACCTTTTGAATATGAATCTGTAGCTATTAAACCAAAATTTGATACTTTTGGACTTGGTTATGAAGGTCTTAAGACAACTAATGTTTCTGTAAAATCTGAAAACAAATACAGTAAGCTTACTGTTGGAGGAAAATCTATTCATGGACAA GCTTTCGGAGTTGGTGCTTAtgaagatgatgatgatgatatttATGCTGCTGAAGATAtgtcaaattatgattttagtttGGAAGAAAAATCTcagaaatcaaaaaataaatcaagaaTTAATAACTTGAACCCCGAATGTATTGATGGTTTTGTTGAAGATGAAAGTAAACATGGCTTATTTGAAGATCTTCCACCTCCCATACAAATTCCTcctg aatGGCGTCCCCGTGGAATGTTTGATCGAATAGTAGGACAATGTCCTCCTGATTTTTATAGTCAACCTCTTAATTCTACTAATACTTCTCATACTAACGTGAATACTAGACAACGAGAAATGAAAAAACCCGAGCCACCTCCATCTgttgaacaatttattaaaaaag aagtgCCTAGTTTATTATCAGATATTATATCTGATCGGTTTACTAGAGCTGAATTACCAGATGATTCTACCAATGCTTTAATACCAGTTGTTCGTACTACTGATCCAACATTAGAAAGACTAAAAAACTATGCCAGCAAACAAATGTATGGTTTTTGGACTCGTAAAACTGAACCCTGGGTTCCTGAAAAATTACTTTGTAAAAGATTTAATATCCCTGTACCTAAACAATCgat gatcAATTATACAGAAGATGGTAAGAAGCATGGAGAATGCAGTCTCTTTAACTCACTAGAATTTCCAACATATGAATCTGTATCAAATTCTGAAAACAAAATTCCGAATAACTTGCCATTGGCTATAAATAATGTGATTACAGATAATGATAAACCATTAAAGTTGAATGAAAGTATTATG GAAACAATTAGTGATGAAGTAGAAAGTCAAAAACCAAGTGTTGATTTTTTCAAAGATATATTTTTGGATGATAGTGATGATGAAActttaattgttcaaaattcaataaaaagtgAAGAAGTATCTACAAATTCTAATGAAAAGGAATTACGTTCAACAAATATCTCCATCAAAAAGGAAAATACAGTAGAATCTAACGTCCAGAGTTCTTCAACATTCAATCTTTTTCCTCCCAAAGGTATTTTTGCCAATCTTGATTTTGGTGATTTATTTGATacaccaaataaaaataataaaaatgaaaacgaaCATAGCAGTATAAATCaaactgataatataattaagtcatATGGTCCAATTTTGCCAGCACAGCGTGATTTAAATTCAAGTTTAGTCAATATTAAGGTTGAAAATTCTTTTGTTGATGATGATTGGGTGGAAAAATCAGAGTCGCccacaaatatttcaaataataaaaataaacacagtaAACATAAGAAGCacaaacataaacataaatcaaaaaaGAAATCTCATAAACATAAATGA